The following is a genomic window from Streptomyces chrestomyceticus JCM 4735.
GCCATGCTCGGCCACACGATCGCGGTGCACGACGGCCGCAAGCACGTCCCGGTGTTCGTCACCGAGTCGATGGTCGGCCACAAGCTCGGCGAGTTTGCGCCGACCCGCACCTTCCGCGGCCACGAGAAGGACGACCGCAAGTCGCGTCGTCGCTGATCGGCGGAGTGCGAAGACTTATGACTGACACCGAAGGGACAACCATGGAAGCCAGGGCCCAGGCGCGGTACATCCGCGTCACGCCCATGAAGGCCCGCCGCGTGGTGGACCTTATCCGTGGCATGGATGCCACGGAGGCTCAGGCGGTCCTGCGTTTCGCCCCGCAGGCCGCGAGCGTGCCCGTCGGCAAGGTGCTGGACAGCGCCATTGCCAACGCGGCGCACAACTACGACCACACCGACGCCGGCAGCCTCTTCATTTCCGAGGCGTACGTCGACGAGGGTCCGACCCTGAAGCGGTTCCGGCCGCGTGCCCAGGGCCGTGCCTACCGGATCCGCAAGCGGACCAGCCACATCACCGTGGTCGTCAGCAGCAAGGAAGGAACCCGGTAATGGGCCAGAAGGTAAACCCGCACGGGTTCCGGCTCGGCATCACCACCGACTTCAAGTCGCGTTGGTACGCCGACAAGCTGTACAAGGACTACGTCAAGGAAGACGTCGCCATTCGTCGCATGATGACGAAGGGCATGGAGCGCGCCGGTATCTCCAAGGTGGAGATCGAGCGCACCCGTGAGCGCGTCCGCGTCGACATCCACACCGCTCGTCCGGGCATCGTCATCGGCCGCCGCGGCGCCGAGGCCGACCGCATCCGCGGCGAACTGGAGAAGCTGACCGGCAAGCAGGTCCAGCTGAACATCCTCGAGGTCAAGAACCCCGAGACCGATGCTCAGCTCGTGGCCCAGGCCGTCGCCGAGCAGCTTTCCTCCCGCGTCTCCTTCCGTCGCGCCATGCGCAAGAGCATGCAGTCGACGATGAAGGCCGGCGCCAAGGGCATCAAGATCCAGTGCGGTGGCCGTCTCGGCGGCGCCGAGATGTCGCGCTCGGAGTTCTACCGCGAGGGCCGCGTGCCCCTGCACACGCTCCGCGCCAACGTCGACTACGGCTTCTTCGAGGCCAAGACGACCTTCGGCCGTATCGGTGTGAAGGTCTGGATCTACAAG
Proteins encoded in this region:
- the rpsS gene encoding 30S ribosomal protein S19 — translated: MPRSLKKGPFVDDHLSKKVDTQNEAGTKNVIKTWSRRSMIVPAMLGHTIAVHDGRKHVPVFVTESMVGHKLGEFAPTRTFRGHEKDDRKSRRR
- the rplV gene encoding 50S ribosomal protein L22, whose translation is MEARAQARYIRVTPMKARRVVDLIRGMDATEAQAVLRFAPQAASVPVGKVLDSAIANAAHNYDHTDAGSLFISEAYVDEGPTLKRFRPRAQGRAYRIRKRTSHITVVVSSKEGTR
- the rpsC gene encoding 30S ribosomal protein S3, translating into MGQKVNPHGFRLGITTDFKSRWYADKLYKDYVKEDVAIRRMMTKGMERAGISKVEIERTRERVRVDIHTARPGIVIGRRGAEADRIRGELEKLTGKQVQLNILEVKNPETDAQLVAQAVAEQLSSRVSFRRAMRKSMQSTMKAGAKGIKIQCGGRLGGAEMSRSEFYREGRVPLHTLRANVDYGFFEAKTTFGRIGVKVWIYKGDVKNIAEVRAENAAARAGNRPARGGGNDRPRRGGERGGRGGRKPQQNAAAEAPKAEAAAAAPAAESTGTEG